In a genomic window of uncultured Flavobacterium sp.:
- a CDS encoding DUF4157 domain-containing protein, whose translation MTQQHEKILENKIASTVPDKGAGATAVQLKNNREYSVVQRKLADRSSLQQASLMPVQRKVNQTGLPDNLKSGIENLSGHSMDDVKVHYNSNKPEQLNAHAYAQGTDIHIASGQEKHLPHEAWHVVQQKQGRVKPTLQMKGRVNVNDDAGLEKEADVMGAKALQTKAKENNLKSQNKNYSVDQKSLRNNSNKPNQLKSLVVQKGKKLKPKAKAKKAPKHAIDLKKQTMTVRNKKDSYTSGLINGLSRATGVESGPRAEAQKVKKFFGGSWIGGHMVNDQLGGSGSFKNIVPITSSMNGLHKTIENRANNLLSAGNGTQIEYKMKILKRATVKNALKTVKNLPIEFKQTLNVHPVGLPMYTIDGHILQEAYPGDGIIQP comes from the coding sequence ATGACTCAACAACACGAAAAAATACTCGAAAATAAAATAGCTTCAACTGTTCCCGATAAAGGTGCCGGAGCTACTGCTGTACAATTAAAAAATAATCGGGAATATTCTGTTGTACAAAGAAAACTTGCTGATAGAAGTAGTTTGCAACAGGCTTCTCTTATGCCTGTTCAAAGAAAAGTGAATCAAACTGGTTTGCCCGATAATTTAAAATCCGGAATAGAAAATCTCTCAGGTCATTCTATGGATGATGTAAAAGTACATTATAACTCTAATAAACCTGAACAGCTTAACGCCCACGCTTATGCACAGGGAACAGATATTCATATTGCATCAGGGCAAGAAAAACATTTACCGCACGAAGCCTGGCATGTTGTCCAACAAAAACAAGGACGGGTAAAACCTACTTTGCAAATGAAGGGAAGAGTAAATGTGAATGATGATGCAGGCTTGGAGAAAGAAGCGGATGTGATGGGTGCAAAAGCATTACAGACTAAAGCAAAAGAGAATAACTTAAAATCTCAAAATAAAAACTATTCTGTTGATCAAAAGTCTCTCCGTAACAATTCCAACAAACCCAATCAATTGAAATCTCTTGTCGTACAAAAAGGTAAAAAGCTAAAGCCAAAGGCAAAGGCTAAAAAAGCTCCCAAACATGCAATTGATCTTAAGAAACAAACAATGACTGTTAGAAATAAAAAAGATAGCTATACCTCTGGATTAATAAATGGTTTAAGTCGGGCGACTGGAGTTGAGAGTGGACCAAGAGCGGAAGCACAAAAGGTAAAGAAATTTTTTGGAGGTAGCTGGATTGGAGGACACATGGTTAATGATCAATTGGGAGGCAGTGGAAGTTTCAAAAATATTGTCCCGATTACTTCTTCAATGAATGGGCTACATAAAACCATTGAGAATCGAGCAAATAATCTACTAAGTGCGGGTAATGGTACTCAAATTGAATACAAAATGAAAATCCTTAAAAGAGCAACAGTAAAAAACGCATTAAAAACCGTTAAAAACCTTCCAATTGAATTTAAACAAACCCTTAATGTTCACCCTGTAGGTTTACCTATGTATACAATAGATGGGCATATACTACAAGAAGCTTATCCAGGAGATGGTATAATACAACCTTAA
- a CDS encoding ATP-binding protein: METNPDIIVLHNEMDWLQRVIDQVICSYLLQEGHENRWQDIPLPETETDTDIEDSVYYKKIIEWDLNLYERLCLALILAPQIKPEVLDIFFSKNAMYDRGFTEFGGVVNKNHSGFLPTGQTLSFLITAVNPELRIEILNILSSANILAKEQVLVLEATESYVPVLNQIISINDRWLHYFITGVLPKLEHSVSFPAQQISTNMNWDDLVLEDHVMNQVMEINAWLNHGETLMKEWGLENKIKPGYRTLFYGPPGTGKTLTATLLGKNTNREVYRVDLSMIVSKYIGETEKNLSKIFDVAQHKDWILFFDEADALFGKRTSATSSNDRHANQQTGYLLQRIEDFPGVVILASNLKENMDEAFSRRFQSMIHFTMPTAEERILLWEKAFSGKCRLDPEIDIENIAENYELAGGAIINVLRFCALAAIQKNETIVSRQDLLEGIRREFKKENKTLKVTQMN, translated from the coding sequence ATGGAAACTAATCCTGATATTATTGTTTTGCATAATGAAATGGATTGGCTGCAAAGGGTAATCGATCAGGTTATTTGCAGTTATTTGCTTCAGGAAGGTCATGAAAATCGATGGCAGGATATTCCTTTGCCCGAAACTGAAACTGACACCGATATTGAAGATAGTGTTTATTATAAAAAAATAATAGAATGGGATTTGAATCTCTACGAACGTCTTTGTCTTGCTTTGATTCTTGCGCCTCAGATTAAACCTGAAGTTCTGGATATTTTCTTTAGCAAAAATGCGATGTACGATCGTGGTTTTACGGAGTTTGGCGGAGTTGTCAATAAAAATCACAGCGGTTTTTTACCAACTGGTCAAACTTTATCTTTTTTGATTACGGCGGTTAATCCTGAATTAAGAATCGAAATATTGAATATTCTGAGCTCGGCAAATATCCTTGCTAAAGAACAGGTTTTGGTTCTGGAAGCTACAGAATCTTATGTGCCAGTTTTGAATCAGATAATTTCGATTAATGATCGTTGGTTACATTATTTTATAACTGGAGTTTTGCCTAAACTCGAACATAGTGTTTCGTTTCCGGCGCAGCAAATTTCGACCAATATGAATTGGGATGATTTGGTTTTGGAAGATCATGTTATGAATCAGGTTATGGAAATTAATGCGTGGCTCAATCATGGTGAAACTCTTATGAAGGAATGGGGTCTTGAGAATAAAATAAAACCGGGTTATCGAACGCTTTTCTACGGACCTCCGGGAACGGGTAAAACGCTTACGGCAACTTTACTGGGAAAAAACACAAACAGAGAAGTTTACAGGGTTGATCTTTCGATGATTGTCTCTAAATATATTGGTGAAACCGAAAAAAACCTGTCTAAGATATTTGACGTTGCACAACACAAAGACTGGATTTTATTCTTTGATGAAGCTGATGCGCTTTTCGGAAAAAGAACCAGTGCAACCTCATCAAATGACCGACACGCCAATCAGCAAACGGGATATTTACTGCAAAGAATTGAGGATTTTCCGGGAGTTGTTATTCTGGCTTCTAACTTAAAAGAAAATATGGACGAGGCTTTCTCGAGAAGGTTTCAGTCGATGATTCATTTTACGATGCCAACTGCCGAAGAAAGGATTTTGTTATGGGAAAAAGCATTCTCAGGAAAATGTCGGCTTGATCCGGAAATTGATATTGAGAACATTGCCGAAAATTATGAATTGGCTGGTGGAGCAATTATAAATGTTCTGAGGTTTTGTGCTTTGGCTGCAATTCAAAAAAATGAAACTATTGTAAGTCGTCAGGATTTGCTGGAAGGCATTAGACGTGAATTTAAAAAAGAGAATAAAACGCTAAAGGTTACTCAAATGAATTGA
- a CDS encoding GH25 family lysozyme — protein MTTPTTSNFTVFGIDISRYQGNEINFLNKQVDKLSFIICKATEGITYTDSSFKTNWPAIQAKGYVRGAYHFYHCNDDPSKQVTNYLGVMGAFSDTDIPPIVDFEESSIDAGVNKASIQPNLLQFLTLLEQKTGRKPLIYTDNNTANAYLTDPSFAGYALWIANYNSTLKIPNVWKNWTIWQQSQSYKLNGQLNDYDVFNGDSNAFSNFIQSS, from the coding sequence ATGACTACACCAACAACCAGTAATTTTACAGTATTTGGCATTGATATTTCGAGATATCAGGGCAATGAAATCAATTTTCTAAACAAGCAAGTTGATAAGCTTTCTTTTATAATTTGTAAAGCTACAGAAGGAATTACGTATACGGATTCGAGTTTTAAGACAAACTGGCCAGCAATTCAGGCAAAAGGATATGTTCGTGGCGCGTATCATTTTTACCATTGTAATGATGATCCTTCTAAGCAAGTTACAAATTATTTGGGTGTTATGGGCGCATTTTCAGACACGGACATTCCTCCTATTGTTGACTTTGAAGAAAGCAGTATTGATGCGGGCGTTAATAAAGCGAGTATTCAGCCTAATTTATTGCAGTTCTTAACTTTATTAGAACAAAAAACGGGACGAAAACCTCTTATTTATACAGATAATAATACAGCAAATGCTTATTTGACGGATCCTTCGTTTGCGGGTTATGCTTTATGGATTGCCAATTATAACAGTACGCTAAAAATACCAAATGTCTGGAAAAACTGGACGATCTGGCAACAATCTCAAAGTTATAAACTAAATGGTCAGCTTAATGATTATGATGTTTTTAATGGTGATAGTAATGCTTTTTCAAATTTTATTCAATCGAGTTAA
- a CDS encoding GH-E family nuclease: MTQQHKKISENKTFLSAANANRDNNTVQLKDNREYSLVQRKIQEHVENSLQENTFSNTGVVQLKGGKKEEKKNSKKRKREDPESDEEKNDGDDSGNFVPPQAKKQKRYHVPLETTEQVIRKTAHKRENVNDKYKEIYTCPACRRPLAATKKESKKLELTKFAYTSKTGNLHEQRALTLDHYPTWATRERDLKSKGATNEEIKEDHNDPDRLRALCKVCNESHKYEKKKKVDYESDTDEEGYHTPSEEPENEGFYSDFRKGPDPGSGGAGITS, encoded by the coding sequence ATGACGCAGCAACACAAAAAAATATCGGAAAATAAAACATTTCTATCTGCCGCAAATGCAAATCGGGATAATAACACGGTTCAATTAAAAGACAATCGTGAATATTCTCTTGTACAAAGAAAAATACAGGAACATGTAGAGAATAGTCTACAAGAAAATACATTTTCTAATACTGGTGTTGTGCAGTTAAAAGGTGGTAAAAAAGAGGAGAAAAAGAATTCGAAGAAAAGAAAAAGAGAAGATCCGGAAAGTGATGAGGAAAAAAATGACGGCGATGACAGCGGTAATTTTGTACCTCCGCAAGCAAAAAAGCAAAAGAGATATCATGTACCACTAGAGACTACTGAACAGGTAATAAGAAAAACTGCGCACAAACGTGAAAATGTAAACGATAAGTACAAGGAGATTTATACTTGTCCGGCATGCAGACGACCATTGGCTGCTACAAAAAAGGAAAGCAAAAAATTAGAATTGACAAAGTTTGCATATACAAGTAAAACAGGGAATTTACACGAACAACGGGCTTTGACATTAGACCACTATCCTACTTGGGCAACACGGGAACGCGATTTGAAGTCGAAAGGTGCAACTAATGAAGAAATAAAAGAAGATCATAATGATCCGGATCGTTTAAGGGCTCTTTGCAAAGTATGCAATGAAAGTCACAAGTATGAGAAAAAGAAAAAAGTAGATTATGAAAGTGATACTGATGAAGAAGGATATCATACTCCTAGTGAAGAACCTGAGAACGAAGGTTTTTATAGCGATTTCCGCAAGGGTCCAGATCCCGGTTCTGGCGGCGCAGGCATAACATCATAA
- a CDS encoding DUF4157 domain-containing protein, producing the protein MENSYEKAKTQSVANSLNEKPIQNKAITLQDNRPASLLQRKVNNTGLPENLKSGIENLSGHSMDDVKVHYNSNKPAQLNAHAYAQGTNIHIASGQEKHLPHEAWHVVQQKQGRVKPTLQMKGKVNVNDDKGLENEADVMGAKALQMKSKPQSAMVSPSNKSVQNTSTAQLVSASNKEGTVLEVVYSEGKVSLTSNEKEIGFVNYTSIGMGVVSQDYIKVEPGFARQGISYLLTYLAATQRGHSIMYLGGGSLSESGALVAKKFGFKNYEPKKAEEGGFWSCFTSCFGSKKTGDSAPLLPKGNLALLDYAYKTQEDQAGGKIPPIKWIEIETLIAEAAGKVKQYGWIIS; encoded by the coding sequence ATGGAAAATAGTTATGAAAAAGCCAAAACGCAATCTGTTGCGAATAGTCTGAATGAAAAACCCATTCAGAACAAAGCAATTACTTTACAAGACAATCGCCCTGCTTCTCTCTTACAAAGAAAAGTAAACAATACTGGCTTACCTGAAAATCTAAAATCAGGAATCGAAAATCTTTCCGGTCATTCTATGGATGATGTAAAGGTTCATTACAACTCTAATAAACCTGCACAGCTTAATGCTCACGCCTATGCGCAGGGAACTAATATTCATATCGCGTCCGGACAGGAAAAACATTTGCCTCATGAAGCCTGGCATGTTGTACAACAAAAACAAGGCAGAGTAAAACCTACTTTGCAAATGAAGGGGAAAGTAAATGTGAATGATGATAAAGGTTTGGAAAATGAAGCTGATGTTATGGGTGCTAAAGCTTTGCAAATGAAATCAAAACCGCAATCTGCAATGGTTTCTCCTAGTAATAAATCAGTGCAAAATACTTCGACAGCGCAACTGGTAAGCGCAAGTAATAAAGAAGGCACGGTGCTAGAGGTTGTTTATTCTGAGGGAAAAGTTTCATTAACGTCAAACGAAAAAGAAATAGGTTTTGTGAATTATACTTCTATAGGTATGGGAGTTGTTTCGCAAGATTACATAAAAGTTGAACCTGGTTTTGCTCGACAAGGAATTTCATATTTATTAACCTATCTCGCAGCTACACAACGTGGACATTCGATTATGTATTTGGGTGGAGGTTCTTTAAGTGAGAGTGGTGCATTAGTTGCAAAAAAATTCGGCTTTAAAAATTATGAGCCTAAAAAAGCTGAAGAAGGTGGTTTCTGGTCTTGTTTTACCAGTTGTTTTGGCAGTAAAAAAACTGGCGACAGCGCTCCATTGCTTCCAAAAGGAAATCTTGCTTTACTCGACTATGCTTACAAGACGCAAGAAGATCAGGCTGGAGGAAAAATACCACCTATTAAGTGGATAGAAATAGAAACACTTATAGCGGAAGCAGCAGGAAAGGTTAAGCAATATGGCTGGATAATTAGTTAA
- a CDS encoding DUF4157 domain-containing protein has product MEQRQERIHENKTQTSAANVNTNAIQLKDNRESNAVQKKLSEKAIGQESTFKPIQKKANNTGLPNHLKSGIENLSGHSMDDVKVHYNSNKPQQLNAHAYAQGTDIHLASGQEKHLPHEAWHVVQQKQGRVKPTLQMKENVNENTSSETIQRMTISTKPGSMEMLGDDKKTIETFNTLVNIIQHTLQPVFPNDSIEIEITNKGEMTPAWNHHKGTKFHPGKKGNIGVQLNKWYLEKVSIGNLIGMFIHEIGVHTFADNLMGKEMLDDGGWEADNQSDAISELDDENKDHHNDIKGKIAKYPNEIESGKKKGRSRQRDHVNLAKSLAGGNSTRYNVYKNLYLNTGDSIASKLEGEKRDQALKDLTFSFLFDLGRIAATDDGNPVSIFTNTDAIGQLMIIYRNNIVKENENRYKWLKEASANIKTGKWPLRAYLVGQVATLAASSNPLAKKARRSAVGGIIAGGVAIAAGAAAAPAIATGIAVGVGLHFLQKLFGVQ; this is encoded by the coding sequence ATGGAACAACGTCAGGAAAGAATACATGAAAACAAAACACAGACTAGCGCAGCTAATGTGAATACTAATGCTATTCAGTTAAAGGATAACAGAGAATCAAATGCCGTGCAAAAAAAACTTTCTGAAAAAGCAATTGGTCAGGAATCTACTTTTAAACCCATTCAAAAAAAAGCAAATAATACGGGTTTACCCAACCATCTGAAATCGGGAATAGAAAATCTTTCGGGACATTCTATGGATGATGTAAAGGTACATTATAACTCAAACAAACCTCAACAACTTAATGCGCATGCTTATGCTCAAGGTACAGATATTCATTTAGCATCGGGACAAGAAAAACATTTGCCTCATGAAGCCTGGCATGTTGTGCAGCAAAAACAAGGCAGAGTAAAACCTACTTTGCAAATGAAGGAGAATGTAAACGAAAATACATCTTCTGAAACTATTCAAAGAATGACGATTTCGACTAAACCCGGTTCTATGGAAATGTTGGGAGATGATAAAAAAACTATCGAAACGTTCAATACTCTTGTAAATATAATACAACATACTCTTCAGCCTGTTTTTCCAAATGATTCCATCGAAATAGAAATCACTAATAAAGGAGAAATGACTCCTGCATGGAATCATCATAAAGGAACAAAGTTTCATCCTGGTAAAAAAGGAAATATTGGTGTTCAATTAAATAAATGGTATTTGGAAAAAGTTTCAATAGGAAATTTAATCGGGATGTTTATCCATGAAATTGGTGTGCACACTTTTGCAGATAACCTTATGGGAAAAGAAATGCTAGACGATGGAGGTTGGGAAGCTGATAATCAAAGTGATGCAATTAGTGAACTTGACGATGAAAACAAGGATCATCATAATGATATTAAGGGCAAAATAGCAAAATATCCAAATGAAATTGAATCAGGAAAGAAAAAAGGCAGATCAAGACAACGTGATCACGTAAATCTGGCAAAAAGCCTCGCAGGCGGAAATAGTACAAGATATAATGTTTATAAAAACTTATATCTAAATACAGGCGATTCTATAGCAAGTAAACTAGAAGGCGAAAAAAGAGATCAGGCATTAAAAGATTTAACCTTTTCATTTTTATTCGATTTAGGAAGAATCGCAGCCACAGATGATGGTAATCCTGTATCTATTTTTACAAATACAGATGCGATTGGGCAGTTAATGATTATTTACCGTAACAATATTGTAAAAGAAAATGAAAACAGATATAAATGGTTGAAAGAAGCTTCCGCTAATATCAAAACAGGCAAATGGCCTTTACGTGCCTATTTAGTTGGTCAAGTTGCGACATTGGCAGCATCTTCTAATCCTCTTGCTAAAAAAGCTCGTCGATCTGCTGTTGGAGGAATAATTGCTGGTGGTGTTGCGATTGCAGCCGGAGCAGCTGCTGCTCCAGCAATAGCAACGGGTATTGCAGTTGGAGTCGGACTTCATTTTTTACAAAAACTGTTTGGGGTCCAATAA
- a CDS encoding tail fiber protein, with translation MDVFLGTILAFGFNFNPRGWQLCYGQLVPISQYNALFALLGTTYGGNGTSTFALPDLRGRSLVGQGQGNGLANVVMGQISGTETITLTANNMPIHGHPLVAATSPIAVAVSAISLKPISNDPDGGNNNFAAGGTTPNIYSEPGGTSNAVGGVTATISGATGVAGGSQPFASRNPYLGINFCIAMEGIFPSRN, from the coding sequence ATGGACGTATTTTTAGGAACAATTCTAGCATTTGGATTTAACTTTAACCCTAGAGGTTGGCAATTATGTTATGGGCAACTAGTTCCCATATCACAATACAATGCACTCTTTGCACTACTAGGAACAACTTATGGAGGCAATGGGACATCTACATTTGCTTTGCCTGATTTAAGAGGTAGATCTCTTGTAGGTCAAGGACAAGGAAATGGCTTAGCTAATGTCGTGATGGGACAAATAAGTGGTACTGAAACCATTACGCTTACAGCAAACAATATGCCTATACATGGTCATCCTCTTGTTGCGGCTACGTCTCCTATTGCTGTGGCTGTCAGTGCAATAAGCTTAAAACCAATCAGCAATGATCCTGATGGCGGTAATAATAATTTTGCTGCTGGCGGAACTACTCCAAATATCTATAGTGAACCTGGAGGAACAAGTAATGCAGTTGGTGGTGTAACTGCAACAATTAGCGGTGCTACAGGTGTTGCTGGAGGTAGCCAACCATTTGCCTCAAGAAATCCATACTTAGGTATAAACTTTTGTATCGCTATGGAAGGAATTTTCCCAAGTAGAAACTAA
- a CDS encoding contractile injection system tape measure protein: MEEINSHIVSSLKWDTTFDQKRESHRLQERLSTWSKISLPREVANIFNELCPPEQSWRIESLELDLGSCDYSDLEFDLSRKIRNLLREKIAELILYQNSQKQNGIAVYNKEKSILENLMVFLLEGYLPWNYQNKEGSVNQIMAELLQNNLAEVIAIIKETGMTHEEVRKRISWQFDEKNITKIIAALEPNNSGSIIEFSSIMTNIQVKETIIQTSTASFKKNLWFFILNFLLLERGTLFNKLAFMKSSILQMANHYNIAYAELILLIENTIVKLSDKTSQNNNFIACLKILTQEYETQKSENYQPETNTNYWNVLEKLLKNKSDRRFKADKNNLNELIVALNNENQAKFNALIQPVLKDESLLVLLLQDLNETSIKILFSRLDATPSLLHMESVIYLNKLSQAFKLKTNSKVLWEIGILFLIKNKNADNATFLLFCIKELSKRNNLNHEHLLAMFTNAKIPAAVKNNNSATIYTNLNAIYCKEINSNNSNYPAIHFKNLVTKLELELQKNATKSIFFIDLQRSLIKTILLHPKMAFEVMLSYGNKEVLKKILPLILNREMLQLLVKTANYKKTKLVQTIQVVYEILNEKDKYDFPEELMTDNLLLLGMQEILFHPEHNSSLFLETIIVQLSKKVTDTRRDDYFQFIAKLIQSKRIKSFGVAIKKTFLNQLKNTKSIDTLALALLIQNTSQEDQLELAQLLSANFNDSGFVLLRKQDRKESENILRYFLTNGNALKKNWIQKTSETIIRNVKSVSKTKMTQELNELFWKTILKYSAYKGNEVLFEKLLQKELKSYLKINVVKEKFQLQNEIKSFEASNSVSEFDHFFENNSISNYTVSNGILESINNNMLFEIEKLSEKEKYEWISSIIIERKIPSDFIISKTIEIKDILNVIIVKEPKIFFRILKKEIIPEAQMDWLCRNISFHNLCNAISQLDKNRESYLRILEKFNHVLGSVEIKGLASKEMQHLLLRKLLKAATNDNWRLIAIDKIWNELIWEVVAKKGISKKSFLSDLEKYIYQFPPALQLGFKEILRSEKQSAPILKQTEIFSKMELNKIKTSPKTSLKQGIAVRNAGIVLLNNYISILFERLNLVAENKFISNEHQVRAVQYLQYVITGMQETEEVYLPLNKVLCGLPLTDTVPDFIEIPDHEKQLINGLLQAAISHWPEIGDCSTDGFRGNWLVRDGILVEQEDKWELTVDKRAYDILINRSPFAFSIIKYHWMDKPLHVLWPY; encoded by the coding sequence ATGGAAGAAATAAATAGCCATATTGTATCGAGTCTAAAGTGGGACACAACTTTTGACCAAAAAAGAGAAAGTCACAGACTTCAGGAACGTTTAAGTACCTGGAGCAAAATTTCTTTGCCCAGAGAAGTCGCCAATATTTTTAACGAATTGTGTCCGCCGGAACAAAGCTGGCGAATCGAATCGCTGGAACTTGATCTTGGTTCTTGCGATTATAGCGATCTTGAATTTGATTTGAGTCGAAAAATACGCAATTTATTACGAGAGAAAATTGCCGAATTAATTCTGTATCAAAACAGTCAGAAGCAAAACGGAATTGCGGTTTACAACAAAGAAAAATCGATTCTCGAGAATCTTATGGTATTTTTATTGGAAGGTTATTTGCCGTGGAATTATCAAAATAAAGAAGGTTCTGTAAACCAAATTATGGCAGAATTACTCCAAAATAATCTTGCCGAAGTTATTGCGATTATCAAGGAAACCGGAATGACGCACGAGGAAGTCAGAAAACGAATTTCATGGCAATTTGATGAGAAAAATATAACCAAAATAATCGCGGCACTTGAACCTAATAATAGCGGATCTATTATTGAGTTTAGCTCGATTATGACTAATATTCAGGTCAAAGAAACTATCATTCAGACAAGTACGGCAAGTTTCAAAAAGAATTTGTGGTTCTTTATTCTGAACTTTTTATTGCTGGAACGCGGAACTCTTTTCAATAAATTGGCGTTCATGAAAAGCAGTATTCTGCAAATGGCGAATCATTATAATATCGCTTACGCGGAACTTATTCTTTTGATCGAAAATACGATTGTAAAACTGTCTGATAAAACGTCTCAGAATAACAATTTTATCGCTTGCCTTAAAATATTGACTCAGGAATATGAAACTCAAAAAAGCGAAAATTATCAACCTGAAACGAACACAAATTATTGGAATGTTCTCGAAAAATTGCTAAAAAACAAAAGCGATCGAAGATTTAAAGCGGACAAAAACAATCTAAACGAATTGATTGTTGCATTAAATAATGAGAATCAAGCCAAATTTAATGCGCTTATTCAGCCTGTTTTAAAAGACGAAAGTTTACTTGTTTTGTTACTTCAGGATTTGAACGAAACTTCGATAAAAATACTTTTTTCCAGACTGGACGCTACTCCATCATTGCTTCACATGGAATCTGTAATTTACTTGAATAAACTAAGTCAGGCTTTTAAACTAAAAACAAACAGCAAGGTTTTATGGGAAATTGGAATTCTTTTTCTCATCAAAAATAAAAATGCTGATAATGCTACATTTCTGCTTTTTTGCATTAAGGAATTAAGCAAAAGAAACAATCTGAATCACGAGCATTTATTGGCAATGTTTACAAATGCAAAGATTCCAGCAGCGGTAAAAAACAATAATTCTGCAACAATATATACGAACTTAAATGCTATTTATTGCAAAGAAATAAACAGCAATAACTCTAATTATCCTGCAATTCACTTTAAGAATCTTGTTACAAAACTGGAACTTGAATTGCAAAAAAATGCTACTAAAAGTATCTTTTTCATTGACTTGCAAAGATCGCTGATCAAGACTATTTTACTGCATCCCAAAATGGCTTTTGAGGTTATGCTTTCGTACGGAAATAAAGAGGTTTTGAAGAAAATACTTCCGTTGATTCTAAACCGCGAAATGTTACAATTATTGGTAAAAACTGCCAATTACAAAAAAACTAAACTCGTACAAACAATTCAAGTTGTCTATGAAATCCTGAACGAAAAAGACAAATATGATTTTCCAGAAGAATTAATGACGGATAATTTATTGTTGCTTGGAATGCAGGAAATATTATTTCATCCGGAACATAACTCGTCTTTATTTCTGGAAACTATAATTGTGCAATTGTCCAAAAAAGTCACCGATACAAGACGTGATGATTATTTTCAGTTTATCGCAAAACTAATTCAGTCCAAACGAATTAAATCTTTTGGCGTTGCGATCAAAAAGACTTTTCTAAATCAATTAAAGAATACAAAATCTATTGATACACTTGCGCTTGCGTTGCTTATTCAAAATACATCGCAAGAAGATCAGCTTGAATTAGCGCAATTATTGTCGGCTAATTTTAATGATTCGGGATTTGTTTTACTTCGAAAACAAGATCGAAAAGAAAGCGAAAATATCTTGCGTTATTTCCTGACAAACGGAAATGCGCTGAAAAAAAATTGGATTCAGAAAACGTCGGAAACTATTATTCGAAATGTAAAATCAGTTTCAAAAACTAAAATGACGCAGGAATTAAACGAACTTTTTTGGAAAACGATTCTGAAATATTCGGCATATAAAGGCAATGAAGTTTTATTTGAAAAATTGCTTCAAAAGGAACTGAAATCGTATTTAAAAATTAATGTTGTGAAGGAAAAATTTCAGCTTCAAAACGAAATAAAATCTTTTGAAGCCTCAAATTCAGTATCAGAATTTGATCACTTTTTCGAAAATAACAGTATTTCTAATTATACGGTTTCTAATGGAATTTTGGAATCTATCAACAACAATATGCTGTTTGAAATTGAGAAATTATCGGAGAAAGAAAAATACGAATGGATTTCATCGATTATCATAGAACGAAAAATTCCATCAGATTTTATTATTTCTAAAACCATAGAAATCAAAGATATTCTGAATGTAATTATTGTAAAAGAACCGAAGATTTTCTTTAGAATACTTAAAAAAGAAATTATTCCTGAGGCGCAAATGGATTGGCTTTGCCGAAATATTAGCTTTCATAATTTGTGCAATGCAATAAGTCAACTGGATAAAAACAGGGAATCGTATTTGAGGATTCTGGAGAAATTCAATCATGTTTTGGGTTCGGTCGAAATCAAAGGTTTGGCTTCTAAAGAAATGCAGCATCTCTTGTTGCGAAAACTTCTAAAAGCTGCCACAAATGACAATTGGAGACTTATTGCGATCGATAAAATCTGGAATGAACTGATCTGGGAAGTTGTTGCCAAAAAAGGGATTTCGAAGAAAAGCTTTCTGTCTGATCTTGAAAAATATATTTACCAGTTTCCGCCTGCTTTGCAACTTGGTTTCAAAGAAATTCTGAGGTCGGAAAAACAATCTGCTCCTATTTTAAAACAAACTGAAATATTTTCGAAAATGGAATTAAATAAAATTAAAACAAGCCCAAAAACGAGCCTTAAACAAGGTATCGCAGTTAGAAATGCAGGAATTGTGCTCTTGAACAATTATATATCGATCTTGTTTGAACGATTGAATCTTGTTGCCGAAAATAAGTTTATAAGCAATGAACATCAGGTTCGAGCTGTACAATATCTACAATATGTAATTACGGGAATGCAGGAAACGGAAGAGGTTTATTTGCCTCTGAATAAAGTTTTGTGCGGTTTGCCGTTGACGGATACGGTGCCGGATTTTATTGAAATACCGGATCACGAAAAACAATTGATAAACGGTTTGCTGCAAGCGGCGATTTCGCATTGGCCGGAAATTGGAGATTGCTCCACAGATGGTTTTCGGGGAAACTGGCTTGTTCGCGACGGAATTCTGGTTGAACAGGAGGATAAATGGGAACTTACGGTTGACAAAAGGGCGTATGATATATTGATTAACAGATCTCCTTTTGCTTTTTCGATTATAAAATACCATTGGATGGATAAGCCTTTGCATGTGCTGTGGCCTTATTAA